The Etheostoma spectabile isolate EspeVRDwgs_2016 chromosome 1, UIUC_Espe_1.0, whole genome shotgun sequence genome has a segment encoding these proteins:
- the sult5a1 gene encoding sulfotransferase family 5A, member 1 produces MARLDVTETFHGIMFPGHLHTQDSLQLALKFPFQDTDIVIVSYPKSGTTWMQEIVSLISSRGDPQVSQTVPNWTRAPWLEHHYFAAVLEASPTTPRVITSHLPHHLLGPTLQGTKAKVIYVSRNPKDVTVSFYHFHKIANFLPEVGSFPEFLNQFLEGTLHYGSWFDHIKGWTSQTATMNNLLHITYEEMSLDLHGVIKRVSSYLHSPLLEDEINNCVKHCSFDSMKDNKMANYTLVTADIMDHSKGSFMRKGKIGDWENMFTEELNQYFKSIFQSKMEDCALEFVWEDQHKEETHANEQISLKNTAVKKAK; encoded by the exons ATGGCCAGGTTAGATGTCACAGAAACGTTTCATGGTATCATGTTTCCTGGACACCTGCACACCCAGGATTCCTTACAACTTGCTCTCAAATTTCCGTTTCAGGACACGGATATTGTCATTGTCTCCTATCCAAAGTCAG GCACCACATGGATGCAGGAAATTGTGTCTCTCATATCCAGCAGAGGGGACCCACAAGTGTCCCAAACTGTCCCGAACTGGACTCGGGCTCCCTGGCTGGAGCACCATTATTTTGCTGCGGTACTGGAGGCCTCACCCACCACACCTCGAGTCATCacctcacacctgcctcatcACCTGCTGGGGCCCACCCTCCAGGGCACCAAAGCAAAG GTCATCTATGTGAGCAGAAATCCTAAAGATGTGACAGTGTCCTTCTATCATTTCCACAAAATTGCCAACTTCCTCCCCGAGGTTGGCTCATTTCCAGAGTTTTTAAATCAATTCCTGGAGGGCACAC TGCACTATGGCTCCTGGTTTGACCACATTAAAGGCTGGACCAGTCAGACAGCAACTATGAACAATCTGCTTCACATCACCTATGAAGAGATGTCGTTG GACCTACATGGCGTCATAAAGAGGGTGAGCTCTTACCTACACAGTCCCCTGCTGGAGGATGAGATCAACAACTGTGTGAAACATTGCAGCTTTGACAGCATGAAAGACAACAAGATGGCCAACTACACCCTGGTCACAGCAGATATAATGGACCATAGCAAGGGCTCCTTCATGAGAAAAG GTAAGATTGGAGACTGGGAAAACATGTTCACAGAGGAGCTGAATCAATATTTCAAAAGCATCTTCCAGTCCAAGATGGAGGACTGTGCTTTAGAGTTTGTGTGGGAGGACCAACACAAAGAGGAGACTCACGCTAATGAACAAATCTCACTGAAGAACACAGCtgtaaaaaaagctaaataa
- the dpep1 gene encoding dipeptidase 1, which produces MVSKRISAAYLALWISSCAVTLAEDVYMTRAFQLMSETPLIDGHNDLPWQLRKQFNNVLDEADLDTLETTHTNIPKIKKGRLGAQFWSAYVPCETQYKDAVRQTLEQIDVIHRMCEKYPETFMFATSSQDIIEAFNMNKTASLIGVEGGHSLDSSLGTLRTMYQLGVRYLTLTHSCNTPWADNWLVDTGSEPSQHDGLSPFGKQVIVEMNRLGMLIDLAHVTVAVMNQVLSMSKAPVIFSHSSAYSICPNKRNVPDDVLMRVNNTGGIVMVNFYNDYVTCSKTATISDVADHFDHIKKVAGAGIVGFGGDYDGVTRLPEGLEDVSKVPKVVAELLRRGWTDEEVKAALGNNLLRVLSEAEKVRDSLKGKSPDDVPIPYDEVKNSCRTSYGYRSAGTVHSLSTLVLFLTLALLKLTSL; this is translated from the exons ATGGTGTCCAAGAGGATCTCAGCTGCATATTTGGCACTGTGGATCAGTTCTTGTGCGGTTACCCTGGCTGAGGATGTGTATATGACCAGAGCTTTCCAGCTGATGTCTGAGACCCCGCTCATTGACGG CCATAATGACCTGCCTTGGCAGCTTCGCAAGCAATTCAACAATGTGCTTGACGAAGCAGATCTTGACACGCtggaaacaacacacaccaacatccCTAAGATTAAGAAGGGACGGCTGGGTGCGCAG TTTTGGTCAGCCTATGTTCCCTGTGAGACTCAGTACAAAGATGCTGTCAGACAAACACTGGAGCAGATAGATGTGATTCACAGGATGTGTGAAAAATACCCAGAAACCTTTATGTTTGCTACCAGTAGCCAAG ACATCATTGAGGCTTTCAACATGAACAAGACAGCCAGTCTGATTGGGGTGGAGGGGGGCCACTCCCTCGACAGCAGTCTGGGCACCCTGCGCACCATGTACCAGCTGGGGGTCCGCTACcttacactcacacactcctGCAACACACCCTG GGCGGATAACTGGCTTGTTGACACTGGATCAGAGCCATCTCAACATGATGGCCTGTCTCCATTTGGCAAG CAAGTAATAGTGGAAATGAACCGTCTGGGGATGCTGATCGACCTGGCTCATGTGACTGTAGCAGTGATGAACCAGGTGCTGAGCATGTCTAAAGCTCCGGTCATCTTCAGCCACTCCTCTGCCTACAGCATCTGTCCAAACAAGAGGAACGTCCCCGATGATGTTCTTATGAGAGTG AATAATACCGGGGGAATTGTCATGGTGAACTTCTACAACGACTATGTGACCTGCAGCAAGACTGCTACGATCTCAGATGTTGCTG ATCACTTTGACCATATAAAGAAAGTGGCCGGGGCGGGCATCGTTGGTTTTGGTGGAGATTACGACGGTGTTACAAG ACTACCAGAGGGTCTGGAGGACGTGTCCAAGGTGCCCAAAGTGGTGGCTGAACTGCTGAGGAGAGGATGGACTGATGAGGAAGTCAAAGCTGCTTTGGGAAACAACCTGCTCAGAGTCCTAAGCGAGGCTGAgaag GTCCGTGACAGTCTGAAAGGCAAGAGTCCAGATGATGTTCCTATTCCATATGATGAGGTGAAGAACTCATGCAGGACGAGCTATGGTTACCGCAGCGCTGGAACCGTCCACTCACTCAGCACACTGGTCCTTTTTCTCACACTGGCTCTTTTAAAATTAACATCTTTGTAA